The window tctaatttttatgttTTCTATATATTAATAGGTTGAGGAGAGAATAAGACGGAAGAAGCACAagattttgcatgctaaaactgGGTCTGCTAAACCAATGAAGATCATCTTCAACAAGTGAGTGACTGCCAATGCCTTTGGCTACTGGATAATCACATTTATTAACACTCTCATGCTGGATTCTTGGGAACTCTTACCTTgtgatattgattttttttttttttttgtgtgaaaTACTTGCAATATTTAATCGGGTTAGGTTGAGGGCGTGAGCCATATATGTGCACAGGTATTGATTCTAGCTAACTTATACTTAACATACGCTATTTCTCAGAGTCTCTCATGTTTTGGGGGACCTTTTTTCCCTTCTTTTTTAGTCAATAATACACTAAACATGCATTTTATTAAGCAAGGCGTGGATCTCCTGTCTTGCAAAATCAGAGTATAGTGTAACTGCTCGATCATCAATCAACAGCATGAGTTATTGCTGCTTTAGTGCAAAAATGACCACGCGTCGCAGCATTATGGATATATACCTCAGCACAGACAGAGCATCTTGACATGCTATGGATGTGCTTAAAGATGGCCGCTTGAATCTATTAATGATAAATTAGCTCAAATGAAGTCGAAAGCATGAGTGAGAGAAGGATATTGAACAATATTATAGTAACTGCACATAAAAGTAAGTTGAAAGATCTATATGTCATTGGTAATATATTCTTGTATAAAGTGTCACAAGATATAATTCATATAGCCAATCCCAAATAGTTGTGATTCATGGCTTTTTGTTATGTATATGTTAGCAAGTTATTTAGCTTAAAACTAATATACTGATCCAAAAGTTTTGAATGGAACTGAGATTTATAGATTTTGTAAACTACTTTATCTAACCAGGTGCTTCATTATGCCATATGTTTCTCCCCCAATTTCTCATAAGATGATTTAGTtccttctcatttttttttttattctgtgAAACAGTTCTAACTTCTATAAGTTGATCTGTGTCAGGTTTGATTTTTCGAACTCCTACATATGGTTTGAATTCTACAATGTTCCGTTAGCAAAAGACGTTACTTTAATCTGTGATGTAAGTGTATCAAATGAGTCTTCATTGACTTCATTTGGTTACTTCTAAAGAAGATGAATAATTATGTATACAGACTATTCGATCTTGGCATATAATTGGGCGCCTTGGAGGATGCAACTCGATGAACATGCAGGTACAAAATTTGAACAAACTATCTAGATACGGCTAGTCATGTGCATTTTCAATTGTCCAGTGTCCTCAATATTCTTGACAGCTCATATCAGTCTAACAATGGGATGGTTTATGAATCATGTGCTTGACAAGTATTCAGTACTGTTATATCGAAAGGTATAGAGTTCTAGTGTGTTGTAACTTGAATTCCATGCAAAAGGAACAGAGTTGCACCTTGTTCTTTTCGTGATATGTTCACACTCAATGAAGAACATAATTGATGCAATGGTCATGATCTACTCTAGTTGATCGACGAAAAATGATCATCATCCAACACGTTTTGGAATTTCACTCTGTAACAATCAGAAGTGAAAAAGACTTGCTACAGCTGCATGATATTAAGTAATTCAACTTGGTAAGTAGGAGCTCCATAAGTATGTTACGTACATATTCAATGTATTTAAATTGGACTGAACATTGAGGTTCGTAACTCTGATATGCAATTCAGCTAGAAAGGCAGACCAACTTTAAAAGTAAATTTGAGTTTTCAACTGGATTTCTAGTATGAAACATatgattaatatttttaattctcttctattttattttatcttttaaaatatataCAGTTATCACAAGCACCGCTTGAGAGTAAAAGACTGAGTTATGATGCTATTCAAGGAGCAAATGTTACTCCAGCAACATTTTACAACATTGGTGATCTGGAGATTCAGGACAATCTGGCAAGGATATGGTAAATCAAACTCTTTTTTgcattcttgaaatccttctCAACTAGCAATATTTTCATAGATTTATATACATTTGTTTTGTATGGATTCTCAATATGATATTTACAGGGTAGACATTGGTACCAGTGAACCTCTGCTGCTGGATGTCCTGATTAATGCGTTGACAAGCATCAGCTCAGAGTAACCTCGAGATCCTTATTTTTCATGAACTCTAAATTTCATTATACATATTACCATGTTACTCTTATGCTAGTGCCAAATGTTCCAAGTTATTATTCGTTTTCTTCTCTCCATTAGAAATCCCTCTCAGCAGCCAGTATTGCTGACTGTAATTCCTAGGGTCCCTATTTTGCTAGTTCTTTTATCCAGTGTCTGACGAAGTGATGAAAATTGTCTCCTCGAATCTCAACTctgattttgtttttaatttttttttttttaaattttacacaTAGGAAATTCCTTCTTTTTACGTACCTGATTAAATGATCCCTGGCTTCACTAGCTTTTCTTCCTTTTTCAGTTATGTTGGGATCAAACAGCTAGTGTTTGGAGGGTCAGAATTTGAGAATTGGAAGGACGATTTGATATCTGAAGATGCTGGTTACCACGTTCACAAGATCTGATATCTGCTTATGGTGATCTCGATCGGGTGGAAAAAACTCTTATTCACGAATATGTTTTTTACATAATGGCATGTTTGTCACTACATGGTTCCAACGCTGTTCATGAGAATGAATAGGAAACATGTACAAGGACAAATAGTTTTGATTGCTGATTTATTTATTGTTATCGTTTGAACACATCGACGATTGTTTCGGTGTTCATAAGTTCCGACTTTTTCTAGCAGTCGGTTGACTCTTCTAAGCTAAGAGATGGTAGTCGTAAAAATTGCAAGATATTAAATATGATAAAATATTGCCAAGGGAGAAATGAGCCAATTATGGGTTAAATTGTAAAGAAATGTCGATGTTTGAACTCAAAAGCAAAACAGCAAATTTTGACACATGAAGGCATTTCAAGCTGTCGtaacatctttttttttttgtttccgtTGGTATATTCATTGCAAATGTTGACCAGTAGTAGTATAATTATGACAATTAATTAGCTAATACTAATGTATTTTTTGGCATGTTTAGTAGTAGTATAATTATGATAATAGAATATAATAACAAATTGATGTATCTATTAGTAGAATATAATTGATATACGTTCTAAAAAATATTGTTGCgtataaaaaattaactaaaatgaAACGAGTGATTCACTTCCATTGGATTCAGCCCTCTGACGATTTTGCTAAAGGATGTTTGTATCATGTTAACTAATCCTTGATTGACATTGTAAGTTACATTATTTATTAGGAAAAATAATTCTTAATCGAATTGAACCGAATCTAGAACAGCTGTTAAGATTTAGGTTTAGATACAATTTAATTCCAAGAAGAactaaaatagtaaaattatgTACGTAATGAAGGTTCATTTGTTACTCGAATCATTAATTAGGTCAACAATTACAATACATGCTTTTTATTCTAAAAAGAATATAAATGTTCAAAAAGAAACCTCTGATATCTGCCTCATGAGAACATACATATAGTCTTGTAGACTTATACTAGCACCAGAAGTTCTCCACAGTCTAAAAGACAATAAAGATGAATGAAACAAATTTGTATGACGCATGAGGAAAAAGCAACACAAGTTAAATCATAATTGGAGCAAAACAAACCCTAACAGAGCATCTAGTTGGGAGTCTAAAGCAGAATAAAGCAAATGGATGAATGAATAAAATATGAACGATGAAGAGTCGCGGATTATTGAGCTGCCGAGCTAGTATTATTTTTCTTAGTGACAAAAGATGAATACTATCGCTCCAGTGCTCCTGTTAATCTGTTCCAGTGTCAACACGGATGAGGTAAATCACAGACGATTATTAATTTTTGGAATAGTGATTAACATATAAGGGAGACATTCTACTCTTCTTGAGGAAGTGAAAAGTGATAGAGAGGGCACGAACAGCTATGCTCCCGCCATTTCTTCAGACACGTCGCATGGAAGAGATGACTGCAAGGCATCGTCAATATTGGAGCTGCCATCTCGAAATCCTCCAGACATATGGAACAAGAGTCCGGTTTCTCAGCAGCGACCGTCTTGAGGCCCTCCACCACCGTAGCAAATGCTGGCCTGGAACCTCTGTTGAAGTGGGCGTTGTTGTGGTCCTCGCTCTGGGAAACAGAGCAAACTCCTCCGAAGGCAGCCATATCTGGAGGCAACTGACGCCCAAAGACGCGAAGGGGACAAAAATGATGGAATATATCTCCATCAAAACAACACTCATCATGGGTAGCCAGCGGACAACGGAGGATGTGTAGTCACGGAATGCCTTTGCAAGAAGATCTAGGTCAGCGTGCCGCACGTTATTGGCCACCACACGAGCCAACATCACCCGTGTTTCCCTTTCCCATGCCTGCTGTTGCATGAGTAGATGGGAAGGTTGGTGGATGACAAAGCCAACACTCTCTCTCGGGTGCTCCGGAGAAGGAAACGTCCGTCGACAGAAGCGGATGATCAATCGGGGTGCCGGGGCTATCGGCGCTCGAACCAAGCGATCTAGCTGAACACATGCCCGCGCCATCACACGCAGTTCCACGCCGCCTGAGATTGCTATCCAAGGCGGAAGATCGACCAGAACAACACCCTCGACGGGGGAGGCGGCCGTCGGAGGTGAAGGTCTGATCGATGGGAGTTGATTAACAATTGGCGGTGGAAGTGTGCTACTTTACcggcattatatatatatatatatataaagcaaaCATGAATCCGTTGGTTGCTCTTCAATCGGAACCGTTAACTTCAATTTATTTTAATGGAAATTTTATGTCCGATCATTCAAATCAAGCCACGTGTTGCTCTTGAGGACATTGATAGGCAACTGGACctattatttattgttattttagGTAATTAGGACGCAAATTACGGTTACAACTGGGTTAATAATTGCACTATATTTTGTTGGATCTAGAACAACAGCTATTTTAGTTATATGTAATTTGATTCCAACAACAATAATCAGTCTACAGTATGTTATACCAAAAAAGTAAATATCATCAGAATTTGGATaggattcattttttttaaataaataaataaattatgacAGTCATTCCTAATTAATTCTAGTTGGGTCAATCTGCGGCAGACTACATAATTCATTCCTACTTGTTTGGGGTTCTATTATCTTCATATTTGTTTGTTGATAGTGCATATTATGGCAGACATttcttaattattattatttttttcaatcacACTATTGGCCACCGTTCCTAATTCTAATGGGTCaatttataataataaattaCGATAATTCTCATTAATTATTGGTCAAAAATAGATGCTAATGTTATCGGTAACCAAATTAATTAGGTTACTAAATGAAGTCAGATAGATTCTTCCAAATCTAATCGAGTCGAGTTCAAAAATAGATGCTAAATGTTATCGGTAACCAACTAAACGAAGTCAGATAGATTCTTCCAAATCTAATCGAGTCGAgtttttttattgaaattatttcgATTGAGCAAGGGTTCAACGGAAATAACATTCATCGTAAAAATTACAGACCATAATTTTAAAGAGACGAGATCGTAGAGTATTGATGAGTTTTTTCATAACAATTTCTTGTACAGCAGCATCCACTGTCTAGAGAGTAATCAAATTGTAACTAAGGATTTCTCAATTGATCATGAAATAATATCAATATTCATCAAATTGATGTTCTCATCCATCAAACAGACTAACGTAGCAAAAGAGTAGTAATGCAATTACAAATGATATCGATCATCATTAAACAAGCCAAGGAATGAATGAATAGAGGaatctttttaattttctcaGTTATGTTGCAGTAGATCGATCCAGTCGCTATTCTGCGGCGGGAAGTGAGAATCTGCAGAGGGGGCAAGAATTTCTCCGTCTCAGCCACTCCTCGTGAAACGAATGGCTGCAAGGCATTGCCAGAGCCTTAGTCATCACCTCAAAATCTTCGAGGCAGATGGAACACGAGGTATCTTCTGCTGTCGTAGTGACCATCTGGAGCCCCACCACCGCCGCTGTGGACGCCGGCCTCGGCCCTTTGTTGAACTGGACGAAGTTGATATCTTGGTCGCCTCCGAAAAAATATTCATTGGCCTCCCGGGGAATCAAATAGCGAAGGCGGCCGGTAGAAGCGGAAGGAGTGACGGGGATTTCAATGATGGAAAAGAACTCCATAGAGACCAACTCCGTGATTGGAAATCGGTCGAACACCGTGTAGGTGTATCTTCGGAAAGCTTGAGCGAGAAGGTCGAGGTCGGCGGGGCTCACGTGATTCGCCGCGACATGGAAGAACATTTGCTCCGTCTGCTCCTCCCAGGTGGGCCGATGGCTGATGTGGCAGTAGGGATGGGGGATGGTGAAATGGGCGCACTCGGCAATGACGTGGTCGGAAGACGAAGAAAGCGTCTGGCGGCAGAAGTGCGAGATGAATTGGGGCTCTATGTCTTGATCAGGCTGTACGAGCCATGTCACCACTCGCGCCTTAATGCGAAGAGTGACGCCGGCTGTGTCGGCCGCCCAGCCAGGTATCTCCCTCGATGAGACGGAGGCGTCTGCGTTGATCCTCCTGGAGTTGGCTGAAGCCGCAGGTTccatgaagaaggagaagagaagagaagcgGTAGTTTAGGAGAAGTTGTGAAAGAAAGAATTGATGGGGTAGATTGAGATAGGGCGGTCTCGTTTAATTTATATAGAATCCTCATTTCATCAAATGAAATCTGTTAAATTAGATTATTATTGGATTCCTAATAATTCAGATTAGACAGCTGTTAGAAATTTCAACGCAATAGTATTATTTcaacttataaaataaaaaataaataataataataataataacacataggCAACGTTGATTAGTTAACGAGTCAAATTACTTGTCGATAGTATTCTACAGAttaggaattaaaaaaaataataaataaacataAATGAACGGAggaaaagaaattagatattgTATTCacggattttattttaaattttaaataaagtacctaaattttttttaggtAAGTGATACTATCCATttcctaaatatataatttaaagatattattttagattttaaataaaatgactaaaattttttttacatcaTCTATActattcattccctaaattatataataaattcaATTCCTAAACATTATAAAGGAgggagaaaaaaataagaaaactgatatatgatatattaaaaaaataaatatttaaaatcaataaataatattttttactttAAATTATACATTTTAGATAGAAAATTTGGTATGAATGCTTTAGAGTCAGTCACCGGCGGTGAGGAATGAAgcagagcaacaagaagactactGTAGCAtaaacagtgaatatcgcatacctctgtcgatgcttggaccccttttatatagagctccggagcgcacgtgcatgcttcccaaggtaagcacgcttctcaaagctttccatgaaaagacatgtcagtaaagtgtccttgacatagtaccttaacgggccgagtatatctctgaagtgacagtggaagctttcgcCGTATGAACTTCTGGCAGTCCATGCTCGGTGTCGGcagcaccaactcccaaaaggatattacTGGATATCTGGAGTGTACTGTTAGGCCGAGCAGGTTGGCCACTCGACCGAAATTCCCCGCCACTGGTGTCACGTCTGGTCGGCTAGAACCTTGCTGCCCCCGTGTGTGTCTACTCGGCCGAAGATCTACTTTATTATTGCTAAAGCTGATATTGggccgagcgaggtagccgctcggccgaagttgaTTTCTTCTCATTAAACTCTACTATTtggtcgagcggggtagccgcttgtCTCGGCTTCTGCACATTGTCTCTGAGCGTCGGTTGTTTCCTGTTGCCagaccgagcgggatagccgctcggccgaagttgaactctgcACCTTAATCTATGCTGtatggccgagcgaggtagccgcttGGCTCGATTTCTGCACACTCCCATGAGCATCGGTTGTTTGATTGCTCCCCGTGTCGAAGGCGACGTCGGTCGGAGCCTTCTCCCCGGTTGGGGCATACTTCGCCCGACCAGCCGATGTCATCTATGCGTTGCCcgatttgactttgacctccttcgACCTCCACCGTGGCGACGATGTGGGACCCTTCATCATTACCGCATCAATagtaaatagttttttttatctAACTCAGtagataagttttcaaaatactaAAATCACGTATCATAGTTTCAAAATCACCAAATCACGTACCCACTTTCCGTTTTACCCTCGTCCTCAAATTAATTCgattgaaaaaataaatcagttgaaTCGATTTTATTCTGTTTGAAAAATCCATCAGCCGTTTTCGACCAAAATCGACTAATGGACATAGAGAtctcggaatgatatgaaatcaattcctatgtgtttgtctagttctcttaattataaaaaatgctatcaaatatcaatttgacccaatatattgagaggattgattttttgaacataaattagCTTTTCGAATacattcgtgttaaaaaaaatcattgctctcaatatattgtgttaaattgatatttgatagtatttttacaatcaagagaactaaacgaatgcatagaaattggTTTCATGTCATTTCAAGGTCTTTAGGTCCATCAGCTGATTTAAGCCGAAACcggctgatggacctagagaccttgaaatgatataaaacaagtttatttttttttaaactatgaCCAAATAAAcgtaaataaaatcaatatagGTTCATTTGGCCAAAATcggttgatagacctagagagcccagAATGAAGTGAAACCAGATCCTATGAGTTCTtttagttcttatgattatatcaattctctcaaatatcaatttgacccaatatatttgatagcagtgattttttgagcacgaattaattttttaaatatattcatattATAAAAAACACCGCtctaatatattaggtcaaattaatatttgatagcatttttacaattaggagaactagacaaacacataggaactggtttcatgtcATTTTGAGATCTCTAAGTCTATCAGCCAGTTTCAgccaaaatcgactgatggataTACATACCTCAAAATGACATGAAACCAATTCCTATATGTTCGTCTAGTTTTTCCGattgtaaaaatattatcaaacatcaatttcaccgaatatattgagagcagtaattttttaaacatgaattaatttttcgaatacattcgtatttaaaaaaatcactgctctcaatatattaagtcaaattaatgTATAGAAATGgttattgttccaatatccaagaaaacCTAGTGTCTTGCCACAACATGAAAgttaattattgaaatgaatattttatAAACTAATTGTTAAATAGTTAACTGTTATAAGTTTTTTTTGCCCAAtctaaaaatatttgttaattaCTCAAAaggtagtttttaaaatttaagttttttttggaaattattttctACTTAATTTAACTCCTTTGTGTAAAATTTTATATCTGCTTTATATATATCTGTTCAACCCCTATTAAAATTTTTCaatacctaaaaatatttttcaaattatttttaaaaatctgttTATAACTTATTAAAGTCCAAATTTTGTCGAAATTTAAACTTTCATGATTTTCTGGATGATTGTTATAATATTATTTCCCCTTAGACTTTGTTTTAGACTTATTTCCAAGTCATTTTAAAGTACCCCATTTtctatgtgatcaaagggggaaaagtggaggttaagtctagggggagggtattCATTTAATTTATGCACATTGcaaaattttttacttggttattaGTTTTTTGTGttctttttaccctaacttaactggGACTGtttacatcaaaaagagggagattataagtaccccatggaagttttgatgtgatcaaccaagttagatttAAGTCCTGTTGTGTTTTGATGCCCTGggtttaagtgtgtaggaactttggagtataagaagtcgagcgaaagacacagctagtgagaaggacgacatgggagtgAGTCGACAGGCTCGATGCGTCTGTGGGacaaggtgctatggaagagtacgctggcgaacgAGAAGAAAGTgagcggtggttccgagggatgagaacctgtagcggaagactgctcaaaggccgaaaaatgagttcgggtgagccttattccggatggccgtaatcacccaaacgagcggaaccGAAGTGGAAGACTcagacccaagcgagcggaaccagagcgAAAGGCCCGGATCGAGAAGTCAACAGGGAACATgacttggtccaggcgcccagacctggTCCAGGTGCTTGGATCACCCTGGGGAGCTGGAATAGCAATGTTTTTGCGCCTGgaattgaaagtttatcaaaacaTGCGTTGCCGTGATCCAGTGCGACATGAATAAAATTCTGTCCACgtctaggcacctggaacccttccaagcgctccgatcagggctataaatgcaACCTTGATCCCAGAAGCTAAAGACAACACCTGTACTCAATTCTCTTTCTGTTTATCTTTTTAATTAAGTgtttcaactgctgtaagaggcttctctgcttgAAGAAGACTTTTAGTGAGCTTTACTTGTCGTGGATTAAAAATCACCTAGGTTGTAGCCAAGTAAATAATctacctctttctttctttaattaagtttctttttatgcaagtgtttcttaatttagcttgaaaagatgagaaaagttttatttttatttcaggctattcactcccctctagcaaGCCGCCAAGGGCCCAACACAAAGTTATTAACTAACACATGAACCATCATTTCTTATTACGAGATAAAGAGATTTATTTAACTTGGGACTGTTTGTGTTGCATATATACATAGTTGCAAGA is drawn from Zingiber officinale cultivar Zhangliang chromosome 1B, Zo_v1.1, whole genome shotgun sequence and contains these coding sequences:
- the LOC121981737 gene encoding uncharacterized protein LOC121981737, whose amino-acid sequence is MSSLRLPVPIAGTGAGVSTSSISSLPNLIYFVDSRRQLRFPAIAAKARPNKRDKPLQKPLEVAGFEEETIEVDETEGRGEEGFDYFPSSNEFKGEQEEGEMEVDEFLNSSSGYRSRGNEEDYDRDPELAEILGSCFDDPKKGQSRVEERIRRKKHKILHAKTGSAKPMKIIFNKFDFSNSYIWFEFYNVPLAKDVTLICDTIRSWHIIGRLGGCNSMNMQLSQAPLESKRLSYDAIQGANVTPATFYNIGDLEIQDNLARIWVDIGTSEPLLLDVLINALTSISSDYVGIKQLVFGGSEFENWKDDLISEDAGYHVHKI